The Candidatus Methylomirabilota bacterium DNA segment CACCACCATGTTCGTATTCGTGGGCTTCGCCACGCCCGACTTCTGGCTCGCGCTCCTCCTGATGATCCTGTTCGGGGTGCAGCTGGGCTGGCTGCCGATCTCCGGGCTGCGCTCGCTGAACTGGGAATACCTCTCGTTCTGGCAGCAGCAGTGGGACTTCTTCTCGCACCTGATCTTGCCCATCGTGGTCGCCACCTTCGGCGGCCTCGCCGGCTTCTCGCGCTACATGCGGCAGAGCATGCTCGAGGTGGTGCGGCAGGACTACGTGCAGACCGCCCGGGCCAAGGGGCTGGCCGAGCGCACCGTCATCAGCAAGCACGCCCTGCGCAACGCGCTCCTGCCGGTCGTGACGATCCTGGCCCTCGCGCTGCCCGGGCTCATCGGCGGCAGCGTCATCATCGAGTCGATCTTCGCCATCCCCGGCATGGGCCAGCTCATGGTCCAGTCGGTCTTCTCCCGCGACTACCCGGTCGTCATGGGTAACCTGGTGATCGTCGCGACCCTCACCCTGGTCGCCAACCTGGTGGCCGACATCACCTACGGCCTGGTGGATCCGCGCATCCGCTTCGGCGGACGCCGCGGGAGGCGCTGATGGCCGGGCCGGCTCCCCGCGGCGAGATCCGAGTGTTCTGGCGCACCTTCTCGCGCAACCAGCTCGCGGTGGGCGGCGGCGTGGTGGTGCTGATCCTGGTGACCCTCGCGGTGCTCGCCCCGGTGCTGGCGCCCTGGGATCCCAAC contains these protein-coding regions:
- a CDS encoding ABC transporter permease codes for the protein MALFALRRLLLSIPLLIGITFVSYVVISLAPGGPLDFLTPEDPNASPEVTERLIKEFGLDRPIHVQYWEWLKRAVRLDFGRSFLPDGRPVLVKIGERLPVTLFLNLIEMAIIVGLAVPIGVLSATRQHSLYDKITTMFVFVGFATPDFWLALLLMILFGVQLGWLPISGLRSLNWEYLSFWQQQWDFFSHLILPIVVATFGGLAGFSRYMRQSMLEVVRQDYVQTARAKGLAERTVISKHALRNALLPVVTILALALPGLIGGSVIIESIFAIPGMGQLMVQSVFSRDYPVVMGNLVIVATLTLVANLVADITYGLVDPRIRFGGRRGRR